DNA sequence from the Sulfurimonas sediminis genome:
AATCCACAAGTTTTTGATTTTATCATTGTTGGAGCTGATCTGGTTGAGAAAATAACTTCTTTTGTCCATAATACCGTTGACCATATGTGCTGTCAACCCATCTTTGACGATGGCTGCCGCCATTGTGGCTCTTTGTGTGGCATCTTTTATGCTGTATTCCCTAAAATTTAAAGAGACATTTACGATAGTGGCCAAACCAAGACCCAAAAGCATTAAAGCGACAAAGAGTAGGAGTTTTGATTTTGTTTGCATAGTATTCACTTATAATAGGATTGTTTTTATTATATTAGCCAGAAACAAATTAATTTAAAGTGAAAAATGTTATTTTTCTTTGAAGTAGCACCACAATCCTCTAAAAACTAAATTTTAATATTTGAGCGATAGAGTCATCCAAATCCCATCTATTGTTGATGAGTTGTTCTTGTATAGATTTTGCACCATTAAGGTGTAAAATATTCAAAATCATACTTCTAAGAATAGTCATTAAAAATGGATTTAAATGACAATTATGAGCATCTTCTAAAAGTGAATTATCTTTGTATTGATGCATGGTTTCCACTTTCCAATGGTGTAAAATTTTATTGTGAAAGAATTCTGCACTTTCATGAAAATTTGCAATACAGAATTGAATTCTAGTGCTATTAGTAATCTCGCCAGTTTTATGATTTGTTGACTCTACTTTTTTTATAACTTTTATTATTAAGCGAATATGAGTTATGCCATTGATGAAAAAGTAGTTGGTTGATATACAAACACCTTCCTATTAATCCATTCATTAGATTGTTGGACAGGTTTAGCCTTGTAAATATTTGTCGGTTTTATATCTCTTGAAATTTCATCTATTTTATCAAGTAAGGTTTTTTGATTATCTTTTACCTTGGCAATATATTTTGAACCACTATTTTCGATAGCATCAAGAGTTTTTTTGGGTATTCATTGCATCAAAAGTAAAGATAAATTCATCTCCCAATTCCCCTATCATAGCCTGAAGGGCAGGTATTTCATTCGACTTCTCTGCTATTTGTTGATGAGCAATTATTACCCCTATCTCAGATAAAACAGCACCAACTACTTCTATTGATCTCTTATCTTTGTATTTGCTGCCATTCATAACCTTGCCATCTACGCTCAGGTGCTTTCCTCTTGTATCGACATAGGTTCTTATCCATTTCCTAAAAACAACTTCAACTTCTTGGCTATCAACTTTCGCTAACACATCAGAAACCAAACTTTTCTTTGGTGTTAATATAAACTCTACACCTAATAATCTTTTAACTTGTTCTTTTTGAATATGCTTCTCTATCCAAATAGATATTTGCTTATAGTCAGTTGCTCCCATCAATCCAGCCAATACTGAAAGATATAAAATATGTTCTAGTCGGTGTCTTTTACCTTGAGGTTTCCGATAGTCTGTCACCTCTGAAAACAATTTTAAAAGTTGATTTGATTGGGCTTGATCTGCATACCCTCTTATAGAACGCTTTTTCGCTAATTTTTCTCTTGTTTTTGTTGCCATATGTAATCACTTTAGTTTTTTAGAGTTTAAGCAATTATTGTTCTTCTTTTAAATTCCTGTTTTTTTAGGATTGGGGTGTTGAAGTACGGCTGAAAGTGGTAAAAAAGCTAAAAACAGTCGGCACTAAAGTACCGATTCCAAGGAGTCACTACATTTTGGAACCCTTTCTTTAGGGTCAATACCATGTAAGTTACGCAGTTTTTTCGGAACCCATCCTTTAGGGTGGGCGTTGCAGGCATAGAAAATACAGCTTTCAGGAAATACCTATTCTACCGTAACACTTTTTGCAAGGTTTCTTGGCATGTCTACATCATTTCCGAGACGAATCGAAATTTCTAAGGATAAGAGTTGTAAAACAACCATCATTTCAAAAAACTCCAGCATATAGTGTTCATGTTTTTTTGTCTGGATGAAATCATCCGCCTTGTCAAATTCCAAAGGACTGATGGCACAGATAGTAGAATCTCTCGCACTCAGCTCCTCAACATTGCTTTTTGATTTTTCATAAAGCATGTGCTGCGGAAGCAGGGCAATGGTAAAAAGTTCCGGATCGGCCAAGGCGATAGGTCCGTGTTTCATCTCTCCGCTGGGATAGCCTTCGGCATGGAGATAAGAGATCTCTTTGAGTTTCAAGGCACCCTCAAGAGCCAACGGAAAGAAAACATCCCTGCCGATAAAGAAAAAACCGTGTCCGTGCAGATAGCGTTTGGACAATCTTTTAATACGCTCATGCATTGCATCCTCTATATGTACGCTTGTCGGAATTGCGCGCAGATAGTGTATATGTTGTGTGAGTTCATCTTTGGTGAGTGTTTTTTTGCTTTGTGCTACATGTAAAGCAAGCATCCAGAAAACCGTGACCTGCGTTGCAAAGGCTTTTGTCGAAGCCACCCCTTTTTCAATACCTGCCCGCGTGAGTATCGTTTTGTCGGCAATGCGGACCATGGAAGAGTTGTCAACATTACAGATAACAAGCGTTTTTAAGCCTGCTTTTTTGGCCATTTTGAGTGTCTCAAGTGTATCTGCAGTCTCACCGCTTTGGGAGATGACAACAAAAAGTGTCTCTTTACTCATGATGGGTGAACGGTAGCGAAACTCTGAAGCAACTTCAACAGAAGTTTTTATTTTTGCATAGCGTTCAAACAGGTAAGAGGCTGTCAGGGCGGAGTGATAGGAAGTACCGCAGGCACATAGTTTTATCTCGTTGATAGCTTCAAAAAAATCCTTTCCCAGTTCATCAAAAATGACTGCATCATCACTTAAACGCCCTAAAAGTGTATCGGTAATGACAGAGCTCTGTTCATATATCTCTTTTTCCATAAAAAAACGGTACCCCTCTTTTTGTGCGGAGAGTTTGTTGTTTGTAAGCTGTATAAAGTGAGGCTCTTTTTTTTCATGGGTTTTGTCATAAATAACAAGTTCAGCAGGTGTGGCATAGCCGTAATCACCGTCTTCAAAATAATTGACTTCATTACACTGTCCGATAAGCGGTGTGTCTGAGGATGCAAAATATTTTTCATTTTCTTCGTTGATGCCTACAAGCATGGGAGAGCCATTTTTTGCAAAAAATATTTTATTTTTTTCCTCTTTTGTGACTAAAAGAATTGCATAGGCCCCTTTGAGCTCAGAAATTGTTTGCTCAAAAGCTTCAAAAGCATTTTTGGTGTTTTTCAGGTTTCTTTCAAATTGATGGACAATCACTTCGGTATCTGTCTGGCTTAAAAAAATGCTGCCTTCTTTAATGAGTTCTTTTTTTAACTCTGCATAGTTTTCTATAATGCCGTTATGCACGACATAGGAGTGTACTCCGGTATGGGGGTGAGCATTGAGCTCTGTCGGCTTGCCGTGTGTTGCCCATCTGGTATGACCGATACCGACAGCAAAGCCTCTTGTTTCAAAATTTTTTGTTTTTTCTTCAAGATTGACAAGTTTGCCTACTGCTTTGAAACTAAAAAAGTCATCATTGTTAAGAAGAGCAATCCCAGCAGAGTCATAGCCTCTGTATTCAAGCTCTTTCAGACCGTTTAGTAAAATTTCTTTTGTATTTTTGTTTCCTATATATCCGACAATTCCGCACATGCAGTACCTTTATTTTGTATTTTTAGAGGTGCCCTTCACTGCCATTAAGTTAAGCATTTATTTGGAACCGGTACTTTAGTGCCGGCTGAGAGTGGCAAGACTATTGCAACAGCCGGCACTAAAGTACCGGTTCCGAGAAAGCATTAATTTTCTTAACTTAATGGCATTGAAGGTACCCTTATGATAATAAATCATAAATTTTTTCAACATTATTACATATATTGTTTTGTTTTTCCATTAAAAAACTGTCTCGGACCTTGTATTTGCTTGAGTGGATTTTTGCTGTGATAATATTGATATGCAGCTCCTCAAATTTGTGCATGACATAGGCCAAAAGCCCTATCTGGTTTGCCGTATGAATTGTCAGTTCGGCATGCGTCATTGAGTGTTCACAGTCAATTGCAATCTCTTCTCTTTTGATGTGAATTTTTTTGAGTTTGACCTCTTTGTCCATATCAAAAGCATTGTCAATGGTGTCCTGAATTTCAACGAGTACATTAGAGTCTACATTCTGTATAAACTCGATTTTAAAATATTTAATGCCGTCAAAGAGGGTGAATATCTCCATCGAAGCGACATTGAGATGTGCCAGGGTAGCGAGAAGATAACCGATATTTAAAGGAATACGCCGATAAATTTCTATACTCAAAGAGTTGATGTTTTTGACTCGGAAACTGTACTCTTTTGTCTCTTTTGCGATTTTTGCAATATTGATAATATCAACAGGCGAGTGTTTAAAGAAAAAGAGATTTGATTCTATTGTTAAAACTTTTTTCTGCAACAGACTCGGGAGTTCTTTAAACTCGTCAAGATTTCTGACTCTAGCTTCTATAAGCAGTCTTTTTTTTGCATCGGTAATTCTTCCTGTGTTCTGGGCAACCTCAAGAGCGCTTAAATACAAATCATACAAAAGTTTTGCATTAAAAGCATTGTAGATATCTCCGCCTACACCGCTGATATCGGCATAGGTGAGAATGTAAAGCAGTTGAAGGTTTTTGGCATCACCCACTTTTGACATAAATTTATAGAGTGTTTTTTCATTGTGTATGTTTTCTTTGAAGGCTACACTGCTCATAAGAATATGGTGCCGAACAAGAGTGACCGCTCTTTTTGTCTGCTCTTCATTTAAATGGATATGTTTTGCAAACTGGACAACAAGCTTTGCGCCGACTTCACTGTGGTCCTGTCTTCTTCCTTTACCGCTGTCATGAAAAAATACGACAATTTTGAGAATCAGTTTTTCTTCTTCGCTCAGTGTATCAAAAAGGTTTTGCAAAAAAGGCTCTGTAATGTTTTCCAGGGCCTGAACACATTTGATGGAATGAATATCAACAGGATAGTGATGGTAGCCGTCAAACTGTGGCAGATGCATAACTTTTCGAAAATTCGGAAAAATTTTGGGGAGGATTCCCGCATCATAAAAAAGTTTTAAAAAGGAAGCTATATGGGCTTTTTTAAAGAGTTCTTTTATGAGAAAATAGGTTTTTTCTGCCAGTGGATGGGAAACTTTTGCAACACTAAACTGATGTAAAAAGCCGGCATCAAAACGATAGTCTTTGTCTTCCAGGTCAAGCAGGAGTTGCAGTAAATCGGAAATTTTTTGCTGAGGCAGTTTAAAAGAAGCATAGAGTCTTGCATTGTACTGATAAAAACCTTTTTTGAGCCTGTTTCGCTTGAAAGCTGCTATATGTTTGGCATCATAGATATACGGACGTACCATTTTTTTTACAAAAATCTGTGTGAAGTTATTGATACGCCAT
Encoded proteins:
- the glmS gene encoding glutamine--fructose-6-phosphate transaminase (isomerizing), whose amino-acid sequence is MCGIVGYIGNKNTKEILLNGLKELEYRGYDSAGIALLNNDDFFSFKAVGKLVNLEEKTKNFETRGFAVGIGHTRWATHGKPTELNAHPHTGVHSYVVHNGIIENYAELKKELIKEGSIFLSQTDTEVIVHQFERNLKNTKNAFEAFEQTISELKGAYAILLVTKEEKNKIFFAKNGSPMLVGINEENEKYFASSDTPLIGQCNEVNYFEDGDYGYATPAELVIYDKTHEKKEPHFIQLTNNKLSAQKEGYRFFMEKEIYEQSSVITDTLLGRLSDDAVIFDELGKDFFEAINEIKLCACGTSYHSALTASYLFERYAKIKTSVEVASEFRYRSPIMSKETLFVVISQSGETADTLETLKMAKKAGLKTLVICNVDNSSMVRIADKTILTRAGIEKGVASTKAFATQVTVFWMLALHVAQSKKTLTKDELTQHIHYLRAIPTSVHIEDAMHERIKRLSKRYLHGHGFFFIGRDVFFPLALEGALKLKEISYLHAEGYPSGEMKHGPIALADPELFTIALLPQHMLYEKSKSNVEELSARDSTICAISPLEFDKADDFIQTKKHEHYMLEFFEMMVVLQLLSLEISIRLGNDVDMPRNLAKSVTVE
- a CDS encoding HD domain-containing protein, which encodes MNLLLEIENVLEKKGSDFELSKLFKQYIKEYKESLPELFTKNQGKDFLVRHTKKLDSIIELMYKTVLRRAFGNYLPMRSSIPIAIIALGSYGREQLCVHSDIDLLIVYQDVEGYNCELIIEKLFYLALDAGMKLGHRVHEVDDLFKASTEDVTIKTSLMESRFITGSPFTWHATQRELGRIRLHEQKEFLLAKIEEAQKRRKKYPTSMQPNIKESVGGLRDAHLIYWVAKTIYGINSIKELSGTVFGDEEYKEFRIALELLYRVRSALHLIANKQEDRLLLEYIPQVSKLLGFKEQRKLAGKVLEAGWRINNFTQIFVKKMVRPYIYDAKHIAAFKRNRLKKGFYQYNARLYASFKLPQQKISDLLQLLLDLEDKDYRFDAGFLHQFSVAKVSHPLAEKTYFLIKELFKKAHIASFLKLFYDAGILPKIFPNFRKVMHLPQFDGYHHYPVDIHSIKCVQALENITEPFLQNLFDTLSEEEKLILKIVVFFHDSGKGRRQDHSEVGAKLVVQFAKHIHLNEEQTKRAVTLVRHHILMSSVAFKENIHNEKTLYKFMSKVGDAKNLQLLYILTYADISGVGGDIYNAFNAKLLYDLYLSALEVAQNTGRITDAKKRLLIEARVRNLDEFKELPSLLQKKVLTIESNLFFFKHSPVDIINIAKIAKETKEYSFRVKNINSLSIEIYRRIPLNIGYLLATLAHLNVASMEIFTLFDGIKYFKIEFIQNVDSNVLVEIQDTIDNAFDMDKEVKLKKIHIKREEIAIDCEHSMTHAELTIHTANQIGLLAYVMHKFEELHINIITAKIHSSKYKVRDSFLMEKQNNICNNVEKIYDLLS
- a CDS encoding ISAs1 family transposase → MATKTREKLAKKRSIRGYADQAQSNQLLKLFSEVTDYRKPQGKRHRLEHILYLSVLAGLMGATDYKQISIWIEKHIQKEQVKRLLGVEFILTPKKSLVSDVLAKVDSQEVEVVFRKWIRTYVDTRGKHLSVDGKVMNGSKYKDKRSIEVVGAVLSEIGVIIAHQQIAEKSNEIPALQAMIGELGDEFIFTFDAMNTQKNS